Genomic window (Thomasclavelia spiroformis DSM 1552):
GGGATATTTATAATAATGGTTCCCGTACTACTAAAATTTATCAAAAGCTTGGTAAGATCGAAGATCTCTGTTCTGAAAAAAACATGTCCAGAGATGAAGTCATTACCTGGGCAAAGAATTATGCTAAGGAACTGACTGTCAAAGACAATGACATCAATCAGGATACTATCATCCCCTTTGTCCCTACCAGAATCATCGATAAGGACGTTCAAAGAAAATTTAACTGCGGCTACCTTTTTCTTCAGTATATTTATTATCAGCTCCGCCTCGATAATATCTGCAGGAATATAAAAAACCGGCACCAGTTCAGCTATGATATCAATGCTGTTCTTTCTGATCTGATTTATTCAAGGATTCTATGTCCTTCAAGCAAGCGTTCTTCTTATGAGTTTTCTTCGACTCTGTTAGAAAAAACTAAATATGAGCTTCACGATGTTTATCGGGCTCTGTCTGTACTGGCAGAAGAATCTGACTATATTCAGTCTGAACTCTATAAAAACAGCCATTTTATAAAAACAAGAAATACCGGTGCATTATATTATGACTGCACTAATTACTATTTTGAAATTGAAGATGATGATGATTTCAGAAAATATGGTAAAAGCAAAGAAAATAGACCTAATCCAGTTGTAGGTATGGGACTTATGATGGATGGAGATGGTATTCCATTGGCTTTTGATCTATATGAAGGAAACAGGAACGAACAGACAACCTTGAAGCCTCTTGAAGAAAGAATTATCAAGGATTTTGAACTTTCAAAATTCATTTACTGCAGTGATGCCGGTCTTGCCTCTAAAACCAACAAGAAATTCAACAGCATACAGGATAGAGCATATATCATCACTCAGTCACTGAAGAAACTCAAAAAGGATGACAGGGAAGTTGCATTAAAACATAGCGGTTTCTATGAAATCGGTGTTGAAAACAGTCATAGGATCAATATTGATGAGATCGATTTCAGCGACGAGAAAAACCAAAACAGGATATTCTATAAGGAAATGCCCTTGGAAAGTCC
Coding sequences:
- a CDS encoding IS1634 family transposase, whose product is MRINISKSKNHEFIYIIRDIYNNGSRTTKIYQKLGKIEDLCSEKNMSRDEVITWAKNYAKELTVKDNDINQDTIIPFVPTRIIDKDVQRKFNCGYLFLQYIYYQLRLDNICRNIKNRHQFSYDINAVLSDLIYSRILCPSSKRSSYEFSSTLLEKTKYELHDVYRALSVLAEESDYIQSELYKNSHFIKTRNTGALYYDCTNYYFEIEDDDDFRKYGKSKENRPNPVVGMGLMMDGDGIPLAFDLYEGNRNEQTTLKPLEERIIKDFELSKFIYCSDAGLASKTNKKFNSIQDRAYIITQSLKKLKKDDREVALKHSGFYEIGVENSHRINIDEIDFSDEKNQNRIFYKEMPLESPLEERLIITYSPKYASYQKKIRNRQIERASRMINKKGKLKKNRKNPNDPARFIEKHTTDKNGEIIEEYFALNHEKIHEEEMYDGFYAITTNLEDDNVNEIIKVSERRWQIEECFRIMKTDFKARPVYLQNKERIKAHFLTCFISLIIYRLLADKLENKYTVNEILKTLREMEVIDTQYNGYIPAYKRTQITDELHQLFGFRTDYEIIGKKKMRNIIKNTKIR